A window of Corvus cornix cornix isolate S_Up_H32 chromosome 4, ASM73873v5, whole genome shotgun sequence contains these coding sequences:
- the LOC104697080 gene encoding alcohol dehydrogenase 1 translates to MSTAGKVIKCKAAVLWEANKPFSIEEVEVAPPKEHEVRIKIMATGICRSDDHVITGVLVMPFPIILGHEAAGVVESVGQGVTLIKPGDKVIPLFVPQCGECKSCLNTKGNLCSKTDLGTSAGLMPDGTTRFTCKGKAIHHFIGTSTFTEYTVVHESAVAKIDSAAPLDKVCLIGCGFSTGYGAALQTAKVESGSTCAVFGLGGVGLSVVMGCKVAGASRIIAVDINKDKFAKAKELGATDCINPKDFNKPIHEVLMEMTGEGVDYSFEVIGREDTMTAALACCQRNYGVSVIVGVPPAKQKVTFDPMLLFTGRSWKGSVFGGWKSKDAVPKLVADYMKKKFVLDPLITHTLPWTKINEGFDLLRTGESIRTVLMF, encoded by the exons ATGAGCACAGCAGGCAAA gTTATTAAATGcaaggcagcagtgctgtgggaagcCAATAAACCGTTCAGTATTGAGGAAGTGGAAGTTGCCCCACCAAAAGAACATGAAGTTCGCATAAAg ATTATGGCCACTGGGATCTGTCGCTCTGATGACCATGTGATAACTGGTGTACTGGTTATGCCTTTTCCAATAATTCTTGGGCATGAAGCAGCTGGTGTTGTGGAGAGTGTTGGGCAAGGAGTGACTTTGATCAAACCAG GAGACAAGGTTATTCCACTCTTTGTTCCACAGTGTGGGGAGTGCAAGAGTTGTTTAAACACCAAGGGTAACCTGTGCAGTAAAACTGA CCTTGGTACAAGTGCTGGATTAATGCCTGATGGTACCACTAGATTCACCtgtaaaggaaaagcaattcaCCATTTTATTGGTACAAGTACCTTCACTGAATACACAGTAGTGCATGAATCTGCTGTGGCCAAAATCgattctgctgctcctctggacAAAGTTTGCCTAATTGGCTGTGGATTTTCAACAGGTTatggggctgctctgcagactGCCAAG GTGGAATCAGGCTCCACCTGTGCCGTCTTCGGCCTCGGAGGAGTTGGCCTCTCTGTTGTCATGGGCTGCAAGGTGGCTGGAGCTTCCCGCATCATTGCTGTGGACATCAACAAGGACAAGTTTGCCAAGgccaaggagctgggagccacCGACTGCATCAACCCTAAAGATTTCAATAAGCCCATCCACGAGGTGTTGATGGAAATGACAGGGGAGGGTGTGGACTATTCCTTTGAGGTCATCGGCCGTGAGGATACCATG ACTGCAGCCTTGGCCTGTTGCCAGCGTAACTATGGAGTCAGTGTGATTGTAGGTGTGCCCCCTGCAAAACAAAAGGTCACTTTTGATCCCATGCTCCTCTTCACTGGTCGCAGCTGGAAAGGCTCCGTCTTTGGAG gctggAAGAGTAAAGATGCAGTTCCTAAACTGGTTGCTGActacatgaagaaaaagtttGTTCTGGATCCATTAATAACTCACACACTTCCTTGGACAAAGATCAATGAAGGATTTGATCTTCTAAGGACAGGAGAGAG tatccgcactgtcCTGATGTTTTAG
- the LOC104697081 gene encoding alcohol dehydrogenase 1-like, protein MATAGKVIRCRAAVAWAPGKPLSVEEVEVAPPKAGEVRIKIVATGICHTDEHILTGSFPNVEFPVIPGHEGGGIVESIGEGVTSVKPGDKVIPLCVPQCGKCSFCLNPKSNFCQKCHISEPQNLLPDKTSRFSCKGKQIHHFMWVSTFAEYTVVPEYSVAKIDAAAPLDKVCLFGCGFSTGYGAAINTAKVKPGSTCAVFGLGGVGLSVVMGCKEAGASSIIAVDINKDKFAKAKELGATDCINPRDFKKPIQEVLTEMTGHGVDYSFEVTGHADTMIAALASCNMSTGVCIMVGVLNSGSEISIDPMLLLTGRTWKGTVLGGWKMRECLPKLVSSYLEKKFNSDLLITHTLPFARVNEGFELLRAGKSIRSVLLF, encoded by the exons ATGGCCACTGCGGGAAAA GTTATCaggtgcagagctgctgttgccTGGGCTCCAGGAAAACCACTCTCTGTTGAGGAGGTGGAAGTTGCGCCCCCAAAGGCAGGGGAAGTCCGGATCAAg ATTGTGGCCACAGGCATCTGTCACACAGATGAACACATTTTGACAGGTTCCTTTCCTAATGTGGAATTCCCAGTTATCCCAGGCCACGAAGGAGGTGGGATTGTGGAAAGCATTGGAGAAGGAGTGACCTCTGTGAAACCAG GAGACAAAGTCATCCCACTCTGCGTGCCTCAGTGTGGGAAATGCAGCTTCTGCCTAAATCCCAAATCCAACTTCTGCCAGAAGTGCCA TATCTCTGAACCACAAAACCTGCTGCCCGACAAGACCAGCCGCTTCTCTTGCAAAGGGAAGCAGATCCACCACTTCATGTGGGTCAGCACCTTTGCAGAATACACCGTGGTCCCAGAGTACTCCGTTGCCAAGATAgatgctgcagcacctctggaCAAAGTCTGCTTGTTTGGCTGTGGATTTTCCACAGGCTACGGGGCCGCCATCAACACAGCCAAG GTAAAACCAGGCTCCACCTGTGCCGTCTTCGGCCTCGGAGGAGTTGGCCTCTCTGTTGTCATGGGCTGCAAGGAGGCTGGAGCTTCCAGCATCATTGCCGTGGACATCAACAAGGACAAGTTTGCCAAGGCCAAAGAGCTGGGAGCCACCGACTGCATCAACCCTCGAGACTTCAAGAAGCCCATCCAGGAGGTGCTCACTGAGATGACCGGGCATGGCGTGGACTATTCCTTTGAGGTCACCGGGCATGCGGACACCATG ATTGCTGCCTTGGCTTCCTGCAATATGAGCACTGGCGTCTGTATCATGGTTGGGGTACTGAATTCTGGTTCAGAGATATCCATTGATCCCATGCTTCTGCTGACTGGGCGTACTTGGAAGGGGACTGTGCTGGGAG GCTGGAAGATGAGAGAATGCCTCCCCAAATTAGTTTCCAGCTATTTGGAGAAGAAATTCAATTCAGACTTGCTGATCACACACACGCTGCCATTCGCTAGAGTGAACGAGGGATTTGAGTTGTTACGTGCAGGCAAAAG CATCCGCAGTGTCCTGCTCTTCTGA